DNA from Mesorhizobium sp. DCY119:
AGACGAGGAATTTTGGCTCGCCGGAGTCGGTTTTTCCGATGTTGCAAAGCTTGCCCGATCGGACGTCCTCGGCGGATGCCTCCTGTCCTTTGCGGTCCGGGGAACATCCGGGCCCCGAAAAGCGGGCGACGTCATATTTGGCGCTATAAATCCGCTGCGCGATCTCAGGCAGGCGCTCGGGCACGCCCTGTTTTTCCACGACGATATCGCCGAGTATCACGGACGCCACCACAGCCGCGATCGCGCCTGCAAACAGCGGTCTTCGGCTGATGAAACCGGACTGATTGCGAAAGGGGCGCTCGATGAAGCGCCACGACAATATGGCAGCCGCGATCGCTCCGAGAACAACCAGCACGCCCTGCACCGGGGAGAGTTCCGGCCACACCAGATAACGCGTGAAGACGATGGCGGGCCAGTGCCAGAGATACAGCGAATAGGAGATCAGTCCGATGAACACCATGGGCCGGGCAGTCAGCAGCCGGCCGGCGGGGCCATTGGTTGCATGGCCATGAATGACGAGCGCTGCGCCTATGCATGGAACCAGCGCGGCAAGGCCCGGAAATGGCGTGCTGTCGTCAAAGGCGATGACCGCATAGACGATCAGGAGAATTCCCAACGCGGCCACTGCCTCGCGGGCCGGCCGGCTGCGGACGGCAGGGAGGACGTTGAAGGCTAGAAGCGAGCCGAGCAGCAGCTCCCAGATACGGAATTGCGTCAGGTAGAATGCCGAGACGGGGTTCGTGTGCACGGCCCATACGCTTGCCGCCAGCGATGCAATGAGCAGCGTGAGCAGTATCGGCGCGATGTAGCGGCGGGCAAACCTGCCGAGCAGGATCAGGACCAGGGGAAAGAAGATGTAGAACTGTTCTTCGACAGCCAGCGACCAGGTGTGAACCAGCGGCTTCATCTGGGTGCCGATGTCGAAATAGCCGCTTTCCCTTTCGAACTGGAAGTTCGAGGTGAAGAAGGCGGCGGCACGGAGACTGCGGGCAAAGTATTCGAATTCCGCCGGCATGAAGAAGAGCCATGCCATGATGCCGCAAGCCGCAAACATCGCGAAAAGTGCAGGGAAGATGCGGCGGATCCGGCGCTCGTAGAAGCGCAGGAGATTGAATTCACCTCGGATGATTTCCCGCATGATCAGGGATGCCATCAGGTATCCGGAAATCACGAAGAACACGTCGACGCCGACGAACCCGCCTTTGAAGCCAGGGATTCCGGCGTGATAGAGAACGACCGGCAGAATTGCGATGGCACGCAGGCCGTCAATGTCCGCACGATATCGCAGATGCCCGGCTTGCCGGTCGAGGATTGGCGTCCGGACCGTGCCGGGCGCGACAGCAACATTCACCCAAATCTCTCCTGGAAACATGCGGGGGCGGAGAGGCTTCTGTTCCTGAAATGTGACTTCAGGTGGGCAGAAGCCTTGCGTTGCCACTGCTTAGCGGCAAATACACGGCAAAAGCGGCGGTTCGGTGTCGTCCGATCTGAGCGGACTTGTGCAATGCAACAACACCGTGCCAGAATTTTTGTCGAGTCTATTTTGGATGTTTCTGCGCGGCTTGCCTGGCGCTAAGAGATCGTTGAGCCTCAACTCGCTGGCTTCTCCACCGCTTGCGCTCGGGTATTGGGCGTCCATCAAGGCGTCCGAAGCGTCGCCAATTCTATGAAATTTGGAAAGAAAAATGAGCCGTTTCTGGAGCAGCCTGACCCACGAGCTGAAGCCATACGTACCGGGCGAACAGCCCCGCATGGCGGATCTGGTCAAGCTCAACACCAATGAAAGTCCGTTTGGTCCTTCGCCGCGCGTGCTGGAAGCAATACGCGGCGAGGCGGCCGATACGCTGCGGCTGTATCCGGACCCGCAGGCCGTCGCGCTGCGGGCTGCCTTGGCCGCCTATCACAAGGTGCAGCCTGAACAGGTGTTCGTCGGCAACGGTTCGGACGAGGTGCTGGCGCACGTCTTCGCTGCCCTGCTGAAGCATGATGCGCCGCTGCTGTTTCCCGACATCACCTACAGTTTCTACCCGGTCTATTGCCGCCTGTTCGGCATCGCCAGCGAGGCCGTTCCGCTCGATCCGGCCATGCAGATCCGCCTTGCCGACTATCGCCGGCCGGCGGGCGCGATCATCATGCCCAATCCGAATGCGCCGACAGGGATTGCGCTGTCACGGGCAGAGATCGTCACCCTGCTGGAGGATCATCCCGACGCGCCCGTGGTGATCGACGAGGCCTATGTGGATTTCGGCGCCGAGTCTGCGGTTCCGCTGGTCGCCGCACATCGGAACCTTCTGGTGGTTCAGACGATGTCCAAGTCGCGGGCTCTGGCGGGCTTGAGGGTCGGCTATGCGATTGGCGATGCCGAGCTGATCGAGGCGCTCAACCGGGTGAAGGACAGCTTCAACTCCTATCCTCTCGGCCGGCCCGCCCAGGCCGGCGCCATCGCCTCGCTGGAGGACGAAGCCTATTTTCAACAGAGCCGGCTTCGCGTGATCGAAGGCCGCGAGCGGCTGAACCGCGGGCTGGTGGGGCTTGGCTTCGACGTACTGCCGTCCGCGGCCAATTTCGTTTTCGCGCGTCATCCCGCGCATGAGGGGGCGGCACTGGCCGCCGCGCTGCGCCAACGGGC
Protein-coding regions in this window:
- a CDS encoding acyltransferase family protein, giving the protein MNVAVAPGTVRTPILDRQAGHLRYRADIDGLRAIAILPVVLYHAGIPGFKGGFVGVDVFFVISGYLMASLIMREIIRGEFNLLRFYERRIRRIFPALFAMFAACGIMAWLFFMPAEFEYFARSLRAAAFFTSNFQFERESGYFDIGTQMKPLVHTWSLAVEEQFYIFFPLVLILLGRFARRYIAPILLTLLIASLAASVWAVHTNPVSAFYLTQFRIWELLLGSLLAFNVLPAVRSRPAREAVAALGILLIVYAVIAFDDSTPFPGLAALVPCIGAALVIHGHATNGPAGRLLTARPMVFIGLISYSLYLWHWPAIVFTRYLVWPELSPVQGVLVVLGAIAAAILSWRFIERPFRNQSGFISRRPLFAGAIAAVVASVILGDIVVEKQGVPERLPEIAQRIYSAKYDVARFSGPGCSPDRKGQEASAEDVRSGKLCNIGKTDSGEPKFLVWGDSHAEAMGPAIDAAASQAGVRGLTAPRPSCPPLFDVQLSDPLLFEKCREFNAAIRDMIAEQHIPLVFLVAYWPKYVHDAELPNQGIYFDPSVSPSLEDHSAPIAAALDRTLAELTRQGTKVVLVMDVPEMGRNIPEALAKAAIKGGSADVAPPWSYVEKRQALARSTIETYARKYDAMIVDPLPAFCSNGHCAAARDGVPLYRDADHLTATAARNLSYLYAHIFQPD
- the hisC gene encoding histidinol-phosphate transaminase is translated as MSRFWSSLTHELKPYVPGEQPRMADLVKLNTNESPFGPSPRVLEAIRGEAADTLRLYPDPQAVALRAALAAYHKVQPEQVFVGNGSDEVLAHVFAALLKHDAPLLFPDITYSFYPVYCRLFGIASEAVPLDPAMQIRLADYRRPAGAIIMPNPNAPTGIALSRAEIVTLLEDHPDAPVVIDEAYVDFGAESAVPLVAAHRNLLVVQTMSKSRALAGLRVGYAIGDAELIEALNRVKDSFNSYPLGRPAQAGAIASLEDEAYFQQSRLRVIEGRERLNRGLVGLGFDVLPSAANFVFARHPAHEGAALAAALRQRAVIVRHFPAPRISDYLRITVGTEEQIDRLLSALSEILGS